A genomic window from Fusarium falciforme chromosome 2, complete sequence includes:
- a CDS encoding Methyltransf-2 domain-containing protein — MPETVQPETSNLPEVIAFKTADGQAGVQVISIDEEQSVSSGSASVHDGAESVTTHDPSEDSEKFSEEDVSIALNATNADAVPDLIKEITALGETFDKEDSDARLKLMAKAKSLWQSLETPRETMLRHCWAEPSLHCALTAGTDKGLWPYLAKINGPFNVAEVAEAKGIEPALLSRLLRHVSAMGYLTELGQDRYELNNFTKSMAFPFINAGYPCISGACINALGKFHEYANNNGWKDPTDISNSPLQHGYSTEKTFFEHLHTNPPYGQMFHLHMGGYRQGRPSWMDADFFPVQEKLLNGFDQSEDATLLVDIGGSFGHDIGEFRRKFPDAPGRLVLQDLPVVIDQITKLDEKIERTKYDFFTEQPIKGARAYYMHSVLHDWSDETCTKILKRAMGAMKPGYSKLLINENVIPNTGAQWEATALDVMMLTLLASRERTQENWENLLGNAGLKICNIWTVANGVESLIECELA, encoded by the exons ATGCCCGAGACCGTTCAACCCGAGACAAGCAACCTCCCAGAGGTTATTGCGTTCAAGACAGCCGACGGTCAGGCCGGTGTCCAAGTCATCAGCATCGACGAGGAGCAGAGTGTCAGCTCTGGAAGCGCATCTGTTCATGACGGAGCCGAGTCCGTTACTACACATGACCCCAGTGAAGACTCTGAAAAGTTTTCAGAAGAGGATGTGTCTATTGCCTTGAATGCTACTAATGCTGATGCCGTCCCTGATctgatcaaggagatcacCGCTTTGGGTGAGACCTTTGACAAGGAAGACTCAGATGCCAGACTGAAGctcatggccaaggccaagagcctTTGGCAGTCACTTGAGACCCCAAGAGAGACCATGCTCCGTCACTGCTGGGCCGAG CCTTCACTTCATTGTGCCTTGACTGCCGGTACCGACAAGGGACTCTGGCCGTACCTTGCCAAGATCAACGGCCCCTTCAACGTCGCCGAAGTTGCCGAAGCAAAGGGGATTGAACCCGCTCTTCTCT CCCGTCTCCTACGCCATGTCTCCGCCATGGGATACCTCACCGAGCTTGGACAAGACCGATATGAGCTCAACAATTTTACCAAGTCCATGGCCTTCCCCTTCATCAACGCCGGATACCCTTGCAT TTCTGGTGCATGCATCAACGCTCTTGGCAAGTTCCACGAGTACGCCAACAACAACGGATGGAAGGATCCCACAGACATCAGCAACTCTCCCCTCCAACATGGATACAGCACAGAAAAGACCTTTTTCGAGCACCTTCACACCAACCCCCCTTACGGCCAGATGTTCCACCTTCACATGGGCGGCTACCGACAAGGTCGACCTTCATGGATGGACGCCGACTTCTTCCCTGTTCAGGAGAAGCTTCTCAACGGTTTTGACCAGAGCGAGGATGCTACTCTTCTCGTAGATATCGGCGGTTCCTTCGGCCATGACATCGGAGAGTTCCGTCGAAAGTTCCCTGACGCACCTGGACGTCTTGTCCTCCAGGATCTTCCCGTCGTCATCGACCAGATCACCAAGCTCGACGAGAAGATCGAGAGGACAAAGTACGACTTCTTTACCGAGCAGCCCATCAAAG GTGCCCGCGCATACTACATGCACTCAGTCCTCCACGACTGGTCCGACGAGACGTGcaccaagatcctcaagagAGCCATGGGAGCTATGAAGCCCGGCTACAGCAAGCTCCTAATCAACGAAAACGTCATCCCTAACACGGGCGCCCAGTGGGAGGCGACAGCCCTCGACGTCATGATGCTGACGCTGCTGGCCTCAAGGGAGCGTACCCAAGAGAACTGGGAGAACCTACTCGGCAACGCGGGTCTCAAGATCTGCAACATCTGGACTGTTGCCAATGGTGTTGAGAGCCTGATTGAGTGTGAGCTGGCATAA